From Pseudanabaena sp. PCC 6802, one genomic window encodes:
- a CDS encoding GDYXXLXY domain-containing protein — MTATITANKPLRLWRLLLPLGFQALLLLSIAIPPLYTEISGRTVVLKTIPIDPYDLLRGYSQTLTYEISLVENIKKLPGWETLPRRLDYNHSSLSIPNQTGFYLILEAPQGSSKIPQPWKPVQIQTSLPMNLPANRVALKGTVNYGRIEYGLETYYMPEELRKEVNNAVTESNRKQSGAVEIKVDANGRAVATQLWAGDRNYRF; from the coding sequence ATGACTGCAACTATAACTGCAAATAAACCATTGCGACTCTGGCGACTATTACTGCCCCTGGGCTTTCAAGCTCTACTATTGTTATCGATCGCCATTCCGCCTTTATATACCGAGATATCAGGGCGGACAGTAGTGCTTAAAACTATTCCCATAGATCCTTACGATCTCCTACGCGGGTATTCGCAAACTTTGACTTATGAGATTTCTCTTGTTGAGAATATCAAAAAATTACCAGGTTGGGAAACTCTACCCAGGCGACTAGATTACAACCACAGCTCACTTTCTATCCCTAATCAAACCGGGTTTTACTTGATTCTAGAAGCCCCACAAGGGAGTAGCAAGATCCCACAACCCTGGAAACCAGTGCAAATTCAAACATCTCTTCCTATGAATTTACCTGCCAATCGAGTAGCACTCAAAGGTACTGTCAATTACGGACGCATTGAATACGGTTTAGAAACCTATTACATGCCAGAGGAGTTGCGAAAGGAGGTAAACAATGCTGTAACTGAATCCAATCGCAAGCAATCTGGTGCTGTGGAGATTAAAGTCGATGCGAACGGTCGTGCTGTTGCTACTCAGCTATGGGCAGGCGATCGTAACTATCGCTTTTAG